gctgcctcacagatatggggccctgggttcaactgcAGACCtggggggctgtctgtgtggagtctgcatgttctctccatgttcgcgggggttaattggcttctgagaaaattggcccaggtgtttttgcatgtttgtgctCGGGTGTCTTTCTTGCGATGCCCTGGCATCCTGTCATCCTGTTCTGCCTTGTGCTTACCAGGATAGGCCCCTGGTAAAAGTAAAAGGTTAAAGTGAAATAAAGgggaatttaaatttaaagggaATTTAAAGGGGAATTTTGTCCATTGTGTGTGAATGTCTAAATTGAAatagttttgcttttttcagGAAACTGTATTTTCTCTTATATGTAGACaatacattttgtatatttcaattttaatttttttaattctgatatttggttgtttttttcaggtCGGAGAGACCAGAGTATTGAGTCTCAAAGTCTGATGAGACACAACACAGACAAAAGGCTGGACAATCAGGAGATGCACAAGAAGCAGGAAAGTCCAAACCTGCAGGTGGACAGTAAGAAGATGGACAACAAGCAGGAAATACTGAAGCCGCTGGTGGACAGTCAAGAAGCAGGACAGTCCAAAGCCGCAGGTGGACAGTATGAAGATTTACAAAAAGCAGGACAGTCCGAAGCCCCAGGTGGATGGTCAGAAGACAGACAAGAAGCAGGAAAGAATGAAGTCGCAGGTGGACAGTCAGGAGATGGAGAAGAAGCAGGAGAGTCCAAATCCTCAGGTGGACAGTCAAGAGATGGACAAGAAGCAGGAAAGTCTGAGGCTGCAGGTGGAGAGTCAAGAGATGGAGAAGAAGCAGGAGAGTCCAAATCCTCAGGTGGACAGTCAGGAGATGGACAAGAAGCAGGAAAGTCTGAGGCCGCAGGTGGAGAGTCAGGAGATGGAGAAGAAGCAGGAGAGTCCAAATCTTCAGGTGGACAGTCAGGAGACAGACAAGAAGCAGGAAAGTCTGAGGCCACAGGTGGAGAGTCAGGAGATGGAGAAGAAGCAGGAGAGTCCAAATCTTCAGGTGGACAGTCAGGAGACAGACAAGAAGCAGGAAAGTCTGAG
This portion of the Lepisosteus oculatus isolate fLepOcu1 chromosome 15, fLepOcu1.hap2, whole genome shotgun sequence genome encodes:
- the LOC138223146 gene encoding uncharacterized protein, with the translated sequence MKIYKKQDSPKPQVDGQKTDKKQERMKSQVDSQEMEKKQESPNPQVDSQEMDKKQESLRLQVESQEMEKKQESPNPQVDSQEMDKKQESLRPQVESQEMEKKQESPNLQVDSQETDKKQESLRPQVESQEMEKKQESPNLQVDSQETDKKQESLRAQVDSQEMEKKQESPNPQVDSQEMDKKQESLRPQVESQEMEKKQESPNLQVDSQETDKKQESLRPQVESQEMEKKQESPNLQVDSQETDKKQESLRAQVDSQEMDKKQERLKSQVDSQETDKK